In Flavobacterium gelatinilyticum, a genomic segment contains:
- a CDS encoding acyltransferase family protein, producing MTNNRLLSLDALRGFVMFWIMSGEHIIHALAKAAPIPVFVWMSSQLHHAEWNGITFYDMIFPVFLFVAGFSMPYSFDKKIQSAGVKTANDLPSEEKQKIYLSMLRRTCILIVLGFVVNGLLKFDGFDQTRFASVLGRIGIAWFLAGIIYLNFDLKKQVIWCIGILLGYYAAMKWVPVPDFGAGVLTKEGSLEAYIDRLLLPGRLHSTVYDPEGILSTIPAVSTALLGVFSGTFLRARIYYSINVKLLTMTLSAILLILIGILWDFDFPINKHLWTSSFVCFVGGFSILFFIFFYVIIDLLGLHKWAFPLILIGSNSILIYIAAEGLVDFKHTADYVFGGLIEFLPLIWQPVFAALSVTMVQLILLYFLYKKKWFLKI from the coding sequence ATGACAAACAACAGATTACTTTCCCTGGATGCCCTGAGAGGCTTCGTTATGTTCTGGATCATGAGCGGGGAACATATCATACATGCCTTGGCGAAAGCTGCACCGATTCCGGTTTTTGTCTGGATGTCGTCGCAATTACATCACGCAGAATGGAACGGAATAACCTTTTACGACATGATATTTCCGGTATTTTTATTTGTAGCCGGATTTTCAATGCCATATTCTTTTGATAAAAAAATACAGTCAGCAGGAGTAAAAACGGCAAATGATCTGCCATCAGAAGAAAAACAAAAAATATACCTCTCCATGCTCAGGAGAACCTGTATACTTATTGTATTAGGCTTTGTAGTAAACGGATTGCTAAAGTTTGATGGTTTCGATCAGACCCGTTTTGCCAGTGTTTTGGGCCGAATAGGTATTGCCTGGTTTCTGGCGGGAATTATTTATCTCAATTTTGATTTAAAAAAGCAGGTAATCTGGTGTATTGGCATTTTATTAGGTTATTATGCAGCGATGAAATGGGTTCCGGTTCCTGATTTTGGAGCCGGTGTTTTAACCAAAGAAGGTTCGCTGGAAGCTTACATCGACCGATTGCTTTTACCCGGCAGGCTTCACAGCACGGTTTATGACCCGGAAGGTATTTTGTCGACTATTCCGGCAGTTTCTACGGCGTTGCTGGGTGTTTTTTCGGGAACGTTTTTGAGAGCCAGAATTTATTATTCGATAAATGTAAAACTGCTGACGATGACGCTGTCTGCAATTCTTTTAATTCTCATTGGAATTCTTTGGGATTTTGATTTTCCAATCAACAAACACTTATGGACGAGTTCTTTTGTTTGTTTTGTAGGCGGCTTTAGTATTTTGTTCTTTATCTTTTTCTATGTGATAATTGACCTTTTGGGTCTCCATAAATGGGCATTTCCACTTATTTTAATTGGTTCAAATTCGATTCTGATTTACATCGCAGCCGAAGGTCTTGTTGATTTCAAACATACTGCAGATTATGTTTTTGGCGGTCTTATTGAGTTTCTGCCTCTTATATGGCAGCCGGTTTTTGCAGCATTATCTGTTACGATGGTACAGCTTATTTTACTGTACTTTTTATATAAGAAAAAATGGTTTTTAAAGATATAG
- a CDS encoding sodium/sugar symporter yields MNVLQTADYIVFFIYFVIVTSYGMYIYRSRKNAQTSSNEYFLAEGSLTWWAIGASLIASNISAEHFIGMSGSGFAIGLAIASYEWMSAATLIIVAMFILPIYLKNKIFTMPQFLAKRYSGTVSTIMAVIWLLIYVFVNLTSIIYLGALAISSIAPVSFQFCVIGLSLFSVIVTLGGMKVIGYTDMFQVIVLILGGLVTTYLALTLLSEQFGFGKDILKGLAVIADEAPGHLHMILDKSDPHYNELPGMSVLVGGMLINNLAYWGCNQYIVQRALGADLKTARKGILFAAFLKLLVPIIAVLPGIAMFVMHQNGMFQHEMVDASGVLKPDHAYPTLMNLLPAGLKGVALAALTAAIVASLAGKANSISTIFSLDIYKKYFNSGASEKKLVRTGRWCVVVCMIIAAFVAPALKSLDQAYQFIQEYVGFFSPGVLAVFLLGMFWKKTTPSAGLIGALLTVPIAAVLKFLPMWTNGAFPDYPFLDRMTIVFFIIVLIMVVISLVKPEPEQQSETHRIEVDNSMFKVSSEFIIGSFIICGILVALYTVFW; encoded by the coding sequence ATGAATGTATTACAAACCGCAGACTACATTGTCTTCTTTATTTATTTCGTCATTGTTACCTCGTACGGAATGTATATTTACAGAAGCAGAAAAAATGCCCAGACCAGCTCCAACGAATATTTTCTGGCAGAAGGTTCCTTAACCTGGTGGGCCATTGGAGCTTCGCTGATAGCGTCTAATATTTCGGCAGAACATTTTATCGGCATGAGTGGTTCGGGATTTGCTATTGGACTGGCTATTGCTTCTTACGAATGGATGTCGGCTGCCACCTTAATTATCGTAGCCATGTTTATTCTGCCTATTTATCTTAAAAATAAGATATTTACCATGCCGCAGTTTTTAGCCAAAAGATACAGCGGGACTGTAAGTACGATTATGGCCGTAATCTGGCTTTTGATTTATGTATTTGTTAACCTGACTTCGATTATTTATTTAGGTGCTTTGGCAATCTCGTCAATTGCACCCGTAAGCTTTCAGTTTTGTGTCATAGGACTTAGTTTATTTTCTGTTATCGTTACTTTAGGCGGTATGAAAGTAATAGGTTATACTGATATGTTTCAGGTAATTGTATTAATTCTTGGCGGATTGGTAACGACATATCTGGCCTTAACTTTACTCTCGGAACAATTTGGTTTTGGAAAAGATATTCTAAAAGGACTTGCTGTAATTGCAGACGAAGCTCCGGGACATCTGCATATGATTCTCGATAAATCAGATCCTCATTACAATGAACTTCCGGGAATGTCGGTTTTGGTTGGCGGTATGCTCATTAATAATCTGGCTTATTGGGGCTGTAACCAGTACATCGTTCAGAGAGCCCTTGGTGCCGATTTAAAAACGGCCCGTAAAGGAATTTTGTTTGCTGCTTTCCTGAAATTATTAGTGCCCATTATTGCCGTTTTACCCGGAATCGCCATGTTTGTAATGCATCAAAACGGCATGTTTCAGCACGAAATGGTAGATGCTTCGGGAGTTTTAAAACCGGATCATGCCTACCCAACGTTGATGAATTTACTTCCTGCCGGATTAAAAGGCGTGGCTCTGGCGGCCTTAACAGCGGCAATTGTAGCTTCGCTGGCCGGAAAAGCCAATAGTATTTCGACCATATTTTCTTTAGATATTTATAAAAAATACTTCAATTCCGGAGCATCAGAAAAAAAACTTGTTCGTACCGGAAGATGGTGCGTTGTAGTCTGCATGATTATCGCGGCATTTGTAGCTCCGGCATTAAAATCATTAGATCAGGCATACCAGTTTATTCAGGAATATGTAGGGTTCTTTTCACCTGGAGTTTTAGCTGTTTTCCTGCTGGGAATGTTCTGGAAAAAAACAACGCCTTCAGCCGGACTTATTGGGGCATTACTGACAGTACCAATTGCAGCAGTTTTAAAATTTCTGCCTATGTGGACAAACGGTGCATTTCCTGATTATCCTTTCTTAGACAGAATGACGATTGTTTTTTTCATTATCGTATTAATTATGGTTGTCATCAGCCTTGTTAAACCGGAACCGGAACAGCAGTCTGAAACACACCGTATCGAAGTTGATAATTCTATGTTTAAAGTATCATCAGAATTTATTATCGGATCTTTCATCATCTGCGGCATATTAGTGGCCTTATACACGGTTTTTTGGTAA